The Deltaproteobacteria bacterium DNA segment CTCCGATATTGGTCTGATTTTTTCTTGGCGAGAGTACTCAAAATGATACCTCCTTTATGGCAACACCCCAATTTACTTCGTTCCCCTGCCTCCAATGTATTCACAAGATTCCTGAAAAGTATTTCGTTACAATTAGTTAGCTTCTGATCTTTAATAGGAGCCTCTCCCTCCCCCGCTTGAGAGACTGCAACCGCTGTGCCACTGGATATGGGCACCATAAACAGCTGGCTCTGAGCGAGTGTGAAACGAAAAAACTTGTAACAGGCAGGGTTTTGAGTTAAGTGTGTTGTTTGCGGTAAGCTTTTTTGCTGTGTGCAGAATGTGGGACAAAGACAGATCACTGTAGATAGTCTCCGGGGTGAGGCAGGCCACCTCACTTTTGTCCACTACCAACAGTGGAGGTTAGTGCCATGCTAGAGGTCAATGATCTTTGGGTTGAAGTAAATGATACCCAGGTGCTCAAAGGGGTAAGTTTCAGAATCCCTCCCGGTGAAACACACATTCTTTTTGGTAAGAATGGCTCCGGCAAGTCTACTCTTCTTATGACTCTGATGGGTTTTCGCCGCTACAAGGTTACCCAGGGACAGATTATTTTCAAAGGCAAGGATATTACCAACCTGCCAGTCAATGCCCGGGCCAGGATGGGCATGGGACTCGCTTTTCAAAGACCACCGAGCATCCGTGGAGTCAAGACTCGTGACATATTCAACATATGCAACAACAATGGCGTCTCCTGTGAAGCACTGGCCGAAAAATTCCAGTTCAGCGATCTTCTCGATCGAGAGCTCAATGTGGGATTCTCCGGCGGGGAAATGAAGAAGTGTGAAATTCTGCAGCTGCTCCTCCAGGATCCTGACCTGGTGCTGCTGGATGAGCCGGAGTCAGGCGTTGATCTGGAAAATCTTGAAGTTCTCGGCAAGGCCATTAACAAGCTCTTGCAGAAGTATCTCTGGCGACAGCGGGCCAAGTCTGGACTGATTATTTCGCACGTGGGTTTTATCCTGAACTATGTTGAAGCAGATGCCGGCTATGTGCTTATGGACGGACGCATCCACTGCCATGGAAACCCGCGTGAATTATTCAGGGGAATCCAACGGCATGGTTACCGGGAGTGTATAGAATGCCAGAGATAGAACGTAGACAGAGGGCTGAAAAGGCCAAGGACAAGAAGGCAGCATTCGGCAGCGACATAGATCTTGCCAGTTTTCGTCCTGCAGATAAAGCTTCCGCTTCTTTGCAAACACTGGAAGATTTTTCGGAAGAAGATCGCCGCAAAATTGAACATTCGGGCGTAGACCTGGAGGAGAAGAACAGAGTCGGCACCTTTTTCCAAACTGACCATCGGGTCCTCCATTGCGCTGTGAGTCAGCCCGGCCTGGAGGTGCTGCCCATGGCCGCAGCTCTCCAACAATATCCCTGGTTGGAAGAAAAATTTTACTGGCGGACTGTAGCAGTGGACACGGACAAGTTCACTGCTCAGGCGGAGCTGCAATTCCAGAACGGCTATTTTATCAGATCTCTACCTGGCCAGAAGGTAAATGCCCCTGTGCAGGCGTGCCTTTATATGACCCACGAGAAGGCGGCACAGAATGTTCATAATGTCATCATTGCTGAAGAGGGGTCAGAACTGAACATCATCACTGGCTGCGCTACTGCACCTCGCCTTCGGAGCGGCCTGCACATAGGCATATCTGAATTTTATGTGCAGCGGGGCGCCAAGATTACCTTCACCATGATCCACGACTGGGCTGAAGAGGTAATAGTGCGCCCCCGCTCGGGAATCATCGTGGAAGAGGACGGCCTTTTTCTGTCAAACTATGTGTCATTGAAGCCTGTACGTTCGCTGCAAACTTTTCCCACAGTCAGGTTGGTCGGTTCGGGAGCCGTTGCCCGCTTTCATTCGGTGCTGGTAGCGCCTGCCGGCAGTGAACTGGACACCGGCGCCAGGATAATACTGGAGGCACCGCAAACTCGCGCCGAAATCATCTCCCGAACGATCACCACTGGTGGAATCATCCGCGCCAGAGGACATCTGTGCGGTTTGAGCCCTGAGGTCAA contains these protein-coding regions:
- a CDS encoding ABC transporter ATP-binding protein → MLEVNDLWVEVNDTQVLKGVSFRIPPGETHILFGKNGSGKSTLLMTLMGFRRYKVTQGQIIFKGKDITNLPVNARARMGMGLAFQRPPSIRGVKTRDIFNICNNNGVSCEALAEKFQFSDLLDRELNVGFSGGEMKKCEILQLLLQDPDLVLLDEPESGVDLENLEVLGKAINKLLQKYLWRQRAKSGLIISHVGFILNYVEADAGYVLMDGRIHCHGNPRELFRGIQRHGYRECIECQR
- a CDS encoding SufD family Fe-S cluster assembly protein, encoding MPEIERRQRAEKAKDKKAAFGSDIDLASFRPADKASASLQTLEDFSEEDRRKIEHSGVDLEEKNRVGTFFQTDHRVLHCAVSQPGLEVLPMAAALQQYPWLEEKFYWRTVAVDTDKFTAQAELQFQNGYFIRSLPGQKVNAPVQACLYMTHEKAAQNVHNVIIAEEGSELNIITGCATAPRLRSGLHIGISEFYVQRGAKITFTMIHDWAEEVIVRPRSGIIVEEDGLFLSNYVSLKPVRSLQTFPTVRLVGSGAVARFHSVLVAPAGSELDTGARIILEAPQTRAEIISRTITTGGIIRARGHLCGLSPEVKAHLECHGLILDDGGTIHAIPELEGHAMGAEMSHEAAVGKIAEEEIEYLMARGLDEEEATSTIVRGFLNVQIEGLPPELQAEVDRAIAESELSML